GAAAGACCAGCACGTTGTGATAGATCGTTGTGCGGCTGGTCAGCCCGCTGCGTTCCTCACTGGGCAGGACATCGGCGCGCAGATAATCCCAGCCATCGGCGGCCATCCGGTTCAGCTCGGCCGTCAGCATGGCGGCGAAGCGGTCGGTGGGCGTCCTGGCCTCGCGCGATTTCTCGGTCCGGTGGGGGGCTGCGATGACGCAGTATTCATATCGGATATCGGTCATGGCGCATCCCTCGGACCGGATGGGGACGGTCCCGGCGAACCGGGACCGGGGCGATCACTGGGCCAGCTTGCGGGCCACCAGCTCGTTCACGGCGGCGGGGTTGGCCTTGCCGCCCGTGGCCTTCAGGACCTGGCCCACGAACCATCCGGCCAGCTTGGGATTGGCCTTGGCCTTTTCCACCTGGGCGGGGTTTTCGGCGATGATCTTGTCCACCGCGGCCTCGATGGCGCCCAGGTCGGTGACCTGCTTCATGCCACGATCCTCGACGATCCGGGCCGGGTCGCCGCCCTCGGTCCAGAGGATCTCGAACAGGTCCTTGGCGATCTTGCCCGAGATCGCGCCCGAGGCGATCAGGTCGATCACCCCGCCCAGCTGCGCGGCGGAAACGGGTGAGGTCGCGACGGTCAGCCCCTCCTTGTTCAGCCGGCCGAACAGCTCGTTGATGACCCAGTTCGCGGCCATCTTGCCGTCACGGCCCGCGGCCACGGCCTCGAAGTAATCGGCATTCTCGACCTCGGCGGTCAGAACGCCCGCGTCATATTCCGACAGGCCCATCTCGCGCACGAAGCGGGCCTTCTTCTCGTCCGGCAGTTCGGGCATCGAGGCCGCGATCTCGTCGACCCAGGCCTGCTCGATCTCCAAGGGCAGCAGGTCGGGATCGGGGAAATAGCGATAGTCATGCGCCTCCTCCTTCGACCGCATCGACCGCGTCTCGCCGCGGTCGGGATCGTAGAGGCGGGTTTCCTGCACGATCGTCCCGCCATCCTCCAGGATCGCAATCTGGCGCCGGGCCTCATAGTCGATGGCCGCCTGGATGAAGCGCATGGAGTTCATGTTCTTGATCTCGCAGCGCGTGCCCAGATGGCCGAAATCGCCGGTCTCGATGAACCGCTCGTAATCGCCGGGCTTGCAGACGCTGACGTTCACATCGGCGCGCAGGTTGCCGTTCTGCATGTTGCCGTCGCAGGTGCCCAGATAGCGCAGGATCTGGCGCAGCTTGACCACATAGGCGGCGGCCTCCTCGGGGCCGCGGATGTCGGGGCGGCTGACGATCTCCATCAGGGCGACGCCGGTGCGGTTCAGGTCCACGAAGGACATGTTCGGATCCATGTCATGGATCGACTTGCCCGCATCTTGTTCCATATGGATGCGTTCGATGCGCACGCGCCGCGCGATGCCGGGGGCCATGTCCACGATCACCTCGCCCTCGCCCACGATGGGGTGGTAGAGCTGGCTGATCTGATAGCCCTGCGGCAGGTCCGGATAGAAATAGTTCTTGCGGTCGAAGGCCGAACGCAGGTTGATCGCGGCCTTCAGCCCCAGCCCGGTGCGCACTGCCTGCGCCACGCAGAATTCGTTGATGACGGGCAGCATGCCGGGCATGGCGGCATCGACGAAGGCCACGTTGCTGTTCGGCTCGGACCCGAATTCGGTCGAGGCGCCGGAGAACAGTTTCGCCCTGGATGCGACCTGGGCATGGACCTCCAGCCCGATGACCAGTTCCCATTCGCCTGTCGCGCCATGGATCACCTTGGGTTCGGGGGCGGTATAGGTCAGGTCGAGCATGGGGGCCTCATCGCGGATCGGTCTCGGGCGGTGTTCTAGGGCAAGGCCCCGCCATTGTCACGGGTCGCCTGCGCGAATCGGCGATTGGTTCACGGGGCGTCAATGCCGGGCTGACATGCGCGTCATCGGCGGGCGGATCTGGGGGCCGTCGGCGGAAATCCGACCATGCGTGCGTGGGGGCAGGGCGGGTTCCTGCCGATGGATTCCAAGGCGTCTTGCGTGAATTCGCGGCTGGTCCCATGCGGGACGGCGACGAAACCACCTGCCGAGGTCCCGATGCGCGTCGCGCTTTCCCTTGCCGCCCTTGCCCTCGTGGCCGCCTGTTCGACGACCCCCGCCACGTCCCCCGTGGCCGAGGCGCAGGCCCGGGAGATGAGCCTGGCGGCAGCGCCGCCGATGCGGTGGGGACAGCGCAGCGGATCCGAGGAATGGACCCGCGCCACGATGCAGGCCCTGGAACGCGAAGGGGTCACGATGATCTCGCGCGTGCCAGCCGACATCAACGAATACTGCCCCAATTACAGCGAGCTGGGCGAGACGGGCCGCAAGGTCTTCTGGGCCGGGCTGCTGTCGGCGGTGGCGCGGCATGAAAGCACCTTCAACCCGCAGGCGGCGGGCGGCGGTGGCCGCTGGCTGGGCCTGATGCAGATCGCGCCCGCGACCTGGCGGCATTACGGCTGCGACGGCAATATCAAGAACGGTGCCGACAACATGTCCTGCGCGGTCAAGATCATGGCCCGCCAGGTCGGCCGCGACAATGCGGTGGCCCATGACGGCAATGGCTGGCGCGGCGTGGCACGGGACTGGGCGCCGATGCGCAGTTCCAAGAAGCGGGCCGATATCGCGGCCTGGACCTCCAGCCAGAGCTATTGCAGCCGCGAGGGTTGATCGGACGGGGGGCCTTGCGGCCCCCTTCCTTGTTCAGGACCGCAGCGCGGTCAGGATGCGCGCCCAGGACCGGGCACCCTTGGCAAAGGCCTCGACATCGTATTTCTCGTTCGGCGAATGGATGCGGTCATCGTCGCTGGCGAACCCGATCAGCAGCGAATCCATGCCCAGGATCTGCTTGAAATCCCCCGCGATGGGGATCGAGCCGCCCGCCCCGATGAAGGCCGCATCGCGGCCCCATTCCTCGCTGAGCGCGGTTCGGGCCTGATCGAAGGCGGGGTCGGTGATGTCCATGACGCTGGCGGGCGATGCGCCGTGATCATGAAATTCGACCCGGCAATCGGCGGGCAGAAAGCGGCGCACATGATCCTGGAAGGCCGCGCGGATCGCCTGCGGATCCTGGGTCCCGGTCAGGCGGAAGCTGACCTTGGCGCGCGCCATGGCGGGCAGGACGGTCTTGAACCCGTCGCCCGCATAGCCCCCGGCAATGCCGTTGATCTCGGCCGTAGGCTGGTTCCAGACCATCTCCAACGGCGTGCGGCCGGCCTCGCCGATGGGCTGCGACAGACCCACGCGGGACAGGAAGCCGCCCGCGTCGAAATCCAACGCCTGCCAGTCGCGGGCCAGCGCCTCGGGCAGGTCGGCCACGCCGTCATAGAAACCGGGCAGGGTGACGCGGCCCGTCCCGTCCTTCAGCGCGGCCAGGGCCTGGGCCAGGATCATGATCGGGTTCGCCGCCAGCCCGCCGAAGCTGCCCGAATGCAGGTCGCGATCGGCGGCGTGGATCACGACCTCCTGCCCGACCAGGCCGCGCAGCTGGGTGGTGATCGCCGGGCGGCCATCCGCATAGAGGCCCGTGTCGCAGATCACCGCCAGCGAGGCGCGCAGATCCTCCGCGTGATCGCGCAGGAAGGGCCGCAGCGAGGGCGAGCCGGATTCCTCCTCGCCTTCGAACAGCAGGATCAGGTCGGTGGGCAGGCTGCCATGGACGGCCTTCCAGGCACGAAAGGCCTCGACGAAGGTCATCAGCTGGCCCTTGTCGTCCGATGCGCCGCGGGCGCGGATGACGCGGCCCTTGGGTCCGTCCTCGATCGCGGGGGCGAAGGGCGGGCGGTCCCACAGCTCCAGCGGATCGACGGGCTGCACGTCGTAATGGCCGTAGAACAGCAGCGGCCGCGCATCGCCCTTGGGGCTGCGGGCGGTGACCATGGGATGGCCCGGCGTGTCATGGACCTGCGCATCAAAGCCCAGGCCTGTCAGCTCGTCGCGCAGCCATTCGGCGGCGCGGCGCACATCGCCCGCATGGGCCGGATCGGTCGAGATCGAGGGGATTCGCAGGAAATCGCACAGCCGGTCCAGCGCCGCGTCCAACCCCCCATCCAGCTGCGTCAGGATGTCCTGCAGCCTTGCCTCATTGCCCATGATTCCTACCTTTCTGACAAACGCATCCGGCCGCGGCCTGCGCCTTTGGTCGAATTTCGACTTTTCGGCCTGTTTTTTTCGCGCCTTGACCTCTATCAAGGCAGACAGCGCGCGGTCGGAGAATGATCGCACCCAGCCAGCTACGCAAGGGATCGCCCGCAATGAAATACGACGCCGCTCTGGACAAGGCCATCGCACGTCTGCACGACGAGGGGCGCTATCGCACCTTCATCGACATCGAACGTGCCAAGGGCCGTTTCCCCCAGGCCGTCTGGAACCGTCCCGATGGCGAGCGGCAGGAGATCACCGTCTGGTGCGGCAACGACTATCTGGGCATGGGGCAGCATCCCGTCGTTCTGGCCGCCATGCACGAGGCGCTGGACGCGACCGGCGCGGGTTCGGGCGGCACGCGCAACATCAGCGGCACGACCGTCTATCACAAGCGGCTGGAATCGGAGCTGGCGGACCTGCATGCCAAGGAGGCCGCGCTGGTCTTCTCCAGCGCCTACATCGCCAATGACGCGACGCTGTCCACGCTGCCCAAGCTGTTCCCCGGCCTGATCATCTATTCGGACGAGCTGAACCACGCGTCCATGATCGAGGGGATCAAGCGCAATGGCGGCGCCAAGCGCATCTTCCGCCACAACGACCTGGCCCATCTGCGCCAGCTGATGGCCGCCGACGATCCGGACGCGCCCAAGCTGATCGCCTTCGAATCGATCTATTCGATGGATGGCGATTTCGGGCCGATCGAGGGGTTCTGCGACCTGGCCGACGAGTTCGGCGCGCTGACCTATCTGGACGAGGTCCATGCCGTCGGCATGTACGGCCCCCGCGGCGGCGGCGTGGCCGAACGCGACGGGCTGTCGGGGCGCATCGACATCATCAACGGCACGTTGGGCAAGGCCTTCGGCGTCTTCGGCGGCTATATCGCGGCCAGCGCCAAGATGTGCGACGCGATCCGGTCCTATGCGCCGGGCTTCATCTTCACGACCTCGCTGCCGCCCACGGTCGCGGCGGGGGCCGCGGCCTCGATCGCGCTGCTGAAGACGCCCGAGGGGCAGAAGCTGCGCGATGCCCAGCAGCTGCATGCCCGCATCCTGAAGATGCGCCTGAAATCGCTCGGCATGCCGATCATCGACCATGGCAGCCATATCGTGCCGGTCCATGTGGGCCATCCGGTCCATTGCAAGTCGCTGTCCGACATGCTGCTGCGCGACTATGGCATCTATGTCCAGCCGATCAACTTCCCGACCGTGCCGCGCGGCACGGAACGCCTGCGCTTCACGCCCTCGCCGGTGCATGATCCCAAGCAGATCGACCACCTGGTGCGCGCGATGGATGCGCTCTGGTCGCATTGCGCGCTGAATCGCGCTGAATTGAGCGCATAGGCCAATCCGACCGTGAACTGCTCTCGCCTGCGTGATACCGTCGGGCTAAAGAAGGGCAGGTCGCGTCCGATTCGGACGCAACCATAACGGGCAATGAGGCATTCGGAATGAGCAGGCTGCGGGCACGCGACCCGGCAGAGGAGTATGTGCAGGTGGAGGATACGACCCCGTTCCTCGACGATGACACGCGCTTGGGCGACCTCATGCGCGGCGAACGCGCGACGCTTGGCAAATCGCTGCTGGATGTGCAGCGTGAGCTGCGCATCCGCGCCTCCTATGTCGCGGCCATCGAGAATTGCGACATCTCGGCCTTTGACACGCCCAGTTTCATCTCGGGCTATGTGCGGTCCTATGCGCGCTATCTGGGGATGGACCCGGATTGGGTGTTCCGCCGGTTCTGCCAGGAATCGGGGTTCCAGCCGACCCATGGCATGGCCGCATCGGCCGCGGGCCCGAAACCCGGCCGCCGCCCCTCGGACCCGGCCGAGGCGCTGGCCAATCCGCGCGCGCTGTTCATCCCCCAGGAGCGCAGCTTCTGGTCCGAGATCGAGCCCCGCGCCATCGGTGCTCTGGTCGTGCTGATCGCGCTGATCGGCGGGCTGGCCTATGGCGGTTGGGCCGTCCTGCAAGAGGTCCAGCGCGTCACCTTGGCCCCCGGCGACGACCTGCCCTCGATCGTGGCTGATCTGGACCCCGCCCAGGGCGCCGGCCTGTCCGGCCCCGCCATCGAAGGCACCGATGGCAGCGACATCGCCCAGACCCTGCCGCAGCCCGAGGCGCTGGACCGTCTCTATCGCCCCCAGATCCTGGAGGCGCCGGTCCTGACCGCCCGCGACGGCCCGATCGCGGCGATCGATCCGGGCCTGCTGGACAGCGTGGCCACCATCGACGAGGTCATCGCATCCGCCGGGCTGATCACCCGCATGCCCCAGCCCGTGGCAGGCCAGGCGCCCGCCCAGGCCGCGGGACCGCAGCTGCCCGAGGCGCAGGCCGCCGATCCGCAGCTGGCCGAGGCCGCCCCCGAGGGCGGGGTCCGCACCCTGGCCCCCGCTGCGCCGGGGACCGAGCTGCTGGCCGTGCGCCCGGCCTGGGTGCGCGTCACCTCGGCCGAGGGCACGGTGCTGCTGGAAAAGATCATGGATGCGGGCGAACGGTTCGCCCTGCCGCCGCTGGAACAGCCGCCGGTCCTGCGGACGGGCAATTCCGGCGCGGTCTATTTCGCGGTGAACGGCCAGACCTATGGCCCCGCCGCGCCGGGCGCCCAGGTGGTCAGCAACATCCAGCTGTCGGCCGAGGCGCTGACCGAGCGTTTTGCCCAGGCCGATCTGACCGCCGATGCCGACCTGGCCCAGATGGTCGCCGTCGCCCAGATCAACGGGGCCGAGACCGAGGATTGACCGCCGGGGGCCCTCAGGGCCTCCAGCTGCGGTCCAACACGCCCAGCCAGTTGTCGCAGGCGATCTTGCGGATCAGCGCCTCGCCATAGCCGTGATCGCGCATCGCCGCGATCAGCCGGGGCAGGGCGGCCGCGTCGGGCAGGTCGCGCGGCATCAGCGCCCCGTCGAAATCCGACCCGAAGGCCACGCCATCCTCGCCCAGGATCGCCAGCAGGTGGTCCAGATGCCGGATCATCACGCCCGGATCCTCCAGCGGCAGGCGCCGCCCGTCGGGCCGCAGGAAGCCGGAGGCGAAGTTCAGCCCGACCAGCCCGCCGCTTTCCCCGATCACGCGCAGCTGCCGGTCGGTCAGGTTGCGCGAGCTTTCGCAGATCGCGTGCGCCGCGCTGTGGCTGGCCACCAGCGGCGCGTCGGACAGGCGGGCGATGTCGTCGAACCCGGCCTCGTTCAGATGCGACAGGTCCAGCATGATCCCCAAGGCATTGCATTCCGCCACCAGCGCGCGGCCCGCATCGGTCAGCGGCCCGCCCCGGTCCGGCCCCGAGGGAAAGGCGAAGGGCACCCCGTGCCCATAGGCCGTGGGCCGCGACCAGACCGGCCCCAGGGACCGCAGCCCCATCGCATGCCACAGATGCAGCGCATCCATGTCGCGGATCGGCTCGGCGCCCTCCAGGTGCAGGATCGCGGCGATGCGCCCGGCGGCGATGCTGGCGCGCAGATCCGCGGTGGTCAGCGCGATGTCCAGCGTCCCGCTGCGCGCCAGCATCCGCAGGGCCGCGGCCTGGGCAAAGCCCGCGGGCAGGGCCGCGTCATGCCCGACCTGGGCGGGCAGAGGCAGGTCGAAGGGCGGCGCCGCCATCGCGGCCGCGTCATCCGGCCCCGCGGGCGAGGGCACCCAGACCGCGAAGAACCCGCCCACCATGCCCCCCGCCCGCATCCGCGGCAGGTCCAGTTGGCCGGTGCCGTCCCCCTCCAGCCACAGGCGCAGGCCGTCCGGCCCCGCCGCCACCACCCGCTGCAGGAAATCGTTATGGCCGTCGAAAACCGGGATCATCATGCGCTCCGTCCGTTTGCGCCGAAAAGGGCACAGGATCGGGCCGGCCGCAATCCCGCTTTGACGGCGGGCGGGGGCGCGCTAGGCTGGGGCCAGTCCCGACAGGAAAGGCCAGGCCATGCCCCGCATCACATCCGATTTCGACGGACAGACCGTCATCACCACCTTCGAGGTCACCCCCGGCAGCGCCCAGGACGTGCTGGACCTGCTGACCGAGGCCTGGGACCAGGTGATCAGCCGGCGCGAGGGTTGCCTGGGCGGGGCGATCCATCTGAACGACGCCCAGACCCGCATCGCCACCTATTCCCAATGGCGCGACCGGCGCGATTACCAGGCGATGCTGCGCGACCCGGAGATGCGGCGCCGCAACCGCGACATCCACGCCATGTGCAAAAGCTTCGAGCCGGTGATGTACGAGGTCCAGTCCGTGCATCCCTGATGATGCTGCCATGCAGAAAGCCCGTGCAATCGCCCCCCGGCCCCCCTAGGCTGGCCGCAAAAGGACGGAGGACGGCATGACGGGGCGGATCATCACGGTAGCCCAGCAGAAGGGCGGATCGGGCAAGACGACCGTGGCGGTGAATCTGGCGGTCAGCCTGCATGCGCGCGGCCATTCGGTGGCCTTGGTCGATACCGATCCGCAGGGCAGCCTGGGCCGCTGGTTCATGGAACGGATGGAGCGCAAGGGCGAGGACGAGGCGATGGATTTCTCGACCTCATCGGCCTGGGGGGCCAGCTACGAATCCGAGAAGCTGAAGCGCCGCTTCGATTTCGTCATCATTGACACGCCGCCCAAGATCGACAGCGACCTGCGCCCGGCGCTGCGGGCGGCGGATCTGGTCGTGGTGCCGGTGGCGACCAGCCATGTCGATCTGTGGGCGACCGAGGGGGTCCTGGACCTGGCGCGCCGCGAAAAGGCACCGCTGCTGGTGGTGCTGAACCGCACCCGCCCCAATACGCGCCTGTCGGCCGAGGTGGCCGAGAAGGCGGGCGAGCTGGGCGCGCATGTCGCAGACACCCAGATCGCCAACCGCGTCGCCTATGCCGAGACCCTGGGCCAGGGCCTGGGCGTGATCGAACGCCCCAAGGGCCCCGCGACCACCGAGATGGCCGCGCTGACCGACGAGGTTCTGGCGCTGATCGGCTGAGGGATCAGCGGCAGAGCCGCTCCGCCTGGCTGGCAAAGTTGCGATAGCGGCGCCAGAAGGCGTTGTCCGCGTCGCGCTTGGAGGTGCGGACCTCCTGCGCGCGGTGCGGGTCGCGGAAGAACTGGGCCGCGCGGCGCTGGTCGGACCGCGACAGGGTCTGGTTCGCGACCTGCTGGATGCAGCCGCAGAGCGGGGCGTTGCCGCGCGCGCGGTCCGACCGGACGCAGGCCGAATCGATGGGCCCGGCCACGGCCAGGGGGGTGGTCATGACGATCGCGGCGGCGGCGATCACGAAACGGTTCAGCATGGACTGTCTCCTCGGGTGCCTCGGATGGGCCGCGCCGCCGGTTGATCCGGTTCTTGCCCGCGCGGGCCTGGTGGGGCGACATTACCAGCAACCGCCCTCCCGCTCAACGACGCAGCGGCGGGCGCGATCATGATGACGTGATCCGGTTGCACGGCCGCGCCCGGCACGGCATGGGGGCGGGAAAAAGGGGATGACTGCGATGACCGCCTTCGACGCGATCGGCCTGGATGCCGATGACACGCTGTGGGAGAACGAGAGCTTCTTTCGCCTGACGGAGGCGGAGTTCTGCGCCCTGCTGGGCGATCATGCCGATCCGCAGATGATCGCCGACCGCCTGGACCGGACCGAACGGGCGAACCTGGCCCGCTATGGTTACGGCATCAAGGGCTTCATGCTGTCGATGGTCCAGACCGCGATCGAACTGACCGATGGCCGGATCGAGGGCCACCGCATCGCCCGCATCCTGGATCTGGGACAGGAGATGCTGGCCCATCCCGTCACCCTGCTGCCCGGCGTCGAGGCGGCGCTGGACGCGCTGGCCGGGCGGCGGCTGATCCTGGTGACCAAGGGCGACCTGATGGACCAGGAACGCAAGATCGCCGCATCGGGCCTGGCCGACCGCTTCGACGCGGTCGAGATCCTGGCCGACAAGACGCCCGAGGCCTATGCCCGCGTGCTGTTCAGCCACGGGCTGCGGCCCGAGGGCTTCGCGATGGCGGGCAATTCCATGCGCAGCGACGTGATCCCGGTGATCGAGCTGGGCGGCACCGGCATCTTCATCCCCCATGGCATGACCTGGGCGCATGAACATGCCGACGCCCCCGACAGCCCGCGCCTGCACGAGCTGACCTCGATGGCGGCGCTGCCCGACCTGCTGGCGCGGCTGGAGGCATGATCGCCGCCCTGTCCGAGAACGGGCGCGCCGCGCTCTTCATGGCGGCCGCCATGGCGATGTTCGCCATCGAGGACGCCTTCATCAAGACCCTGACCGCCCGGATGCCGGTCTGGCAGCTGCTGGCGGTGGTGGGCGTGGTGGCGGCGCTGCTGTTCTGGCTGCGGCTGGCGCGGCGGGGCCAGGCGCTGTGGTCGCGCGCGCTGCTGCATCCGATGGTCATGCTGCGCAATGCGGGCGAGGTGGTGGGCGCGGTCTGCTTCGTCACCGCCCTGGCCGTGGGCGAGCTGGCGACGACATCGGCGATCCTGCAGGTGCTGCCGCTGACCTTGGTGCTGGGCGGCGCACTGTTTCTGGGCGAACGGGTGGGCTGGCGGCGATGGGCCTCGGTCGCGGTGGGGTTCGCGGGGGTGCTGCTGATCCTGCGGCCGGGGACGGCGGCCTTTCACCCGGCGATGATCTGGGCGGTGGCGGGGGTCGCGGGGCTGACGCTGCGCGATCTGGCGACGCGGCGGGTGCCTGCGGGCGTGCCCTCGGACCTTCTGTCGGCATCGGCCTATGGCGCGATGGTGCCGGCGGGCCTGGCCTTGGCGCTGATCGGCGGCCAGCCCGCGATCCGCCCCGACGGGACCGAGGCGCTGCTGCTGGCGGGGACGGTCGTCTTCGGGATGCTGGGCTATGTCGGGCTGGTGGCCGCGACGCGCCTTGGCGAGGCGTCCGTGGTCGCGCCTTTCCGCTATACCCGTCTGGCCTTCGCGCTGATCGTGGCGGCGGTGGTCTTTGGCGAACGGCCCGACATGGCGACGCTGACCGGGGCGGCGCTGATCGCGGCCGCGGGCGGCTATGCGATGTGGCGCGAGGCCGGGCTGCGCCGCCGCGCCCGGCCGGTGGACGGGCTGCTGCGGCCGGGCGACCGCTGAGCGCGGCTGCGGCGGAACCCGCGCGCCGCCGCGATCATTGGTGCAGGTCACGGCAGGGCCACGGCCCCGCCACCCCTTCCAGCCAGATCCAAGGAGGCATCATGCCCAAGGCTCTCTTCATCCTCACCTCCCATGACGCGCTCGGCGACACGGGCAAGCCCACCGGCTTCTACTGGGAGGAGCTGGCCGCCCCCTACTGGATCCTGTCGGATGCGGGCTGGCAGGTCGAACTCGCCAGCATCGCCGGCGGCAGGCCCCCCGCCGATCCCTCCTCCGAGGAGGGCGACGCCATGACCGACGAGGTCCGCCGCTTTCAGGCCGACGACGCCGCGATGAACCGTCTGGCCAATACCGAAAAGGTCGATGACGTGCAGGTCGACGGCTGCGACATCGTGTTCCTGCCCGGCGGCCACGGCACCATGTGGGACCTGCCGACATCCAAGCCCTTGGGCGATCTGCTGCGCACGGCCTGGGAAAAGGGCGCGGTGGTCGGCGCGGTCTGCCACGGGCCGGCGGGCCTTCTGGCGGCGCGGCTGTCCTCGGGCGATCCGCTGGTCAAGGGGCGCCGTGTCGCGGGCTTTGCCAATTCCGAGGAGGACGCAGTGGGCCTCTCCGACGCCGTCCCCTTCATGCTGGAGGACGAGCTGAAGGCCCAAGGCGCCCAGCACGAGAAGGGCCCCGACTGGCAGTCCTTCGCCATCGCCGACGGCAAGCTGGTGACCGGCCAGAACCCGCAATCCTCGGCCGAGGTCGCGCGGCTGATGCTAGAGGCCGCCGACAAGCCGGCCGTGCCCTGACGCCAATCACCGCAGGGCCGCGAAAGCCTCTTTTCGCGGCCCTCGCGGGCCTGTATAGCCCGGCCATGACCGAGCTTGACCTCATCCGCAACTTTTCGATCGTGGCCCATATCGACCACGGCAAATCCACCTTGGCCGACCGGCTGATCCAGCTGACGGGGACTGTCGCCGAACGCGACATGAAGGCCCAGATGCTGGACAGCATGGATATCGAGCGCGAGCGCGGCATCACCATCAAGGCCAACACCGTCCGCATCAGCTATCCGGCCAAGGACGGCAAGACCTATGTCCTGAACCTGATCGACACGCCGGGTCATGTGGACTTCGCCTACGAGGTCAGCCGGTCCATGCGCGCGGTCGAGGGATCCCTGCTGGTCGTGGATGCCAGCCAGGGGGTCGAGGCGCAGACCCTGGCCAATGTCTATCAGGCGATCGACGCGGGCCACGAGATCGTGCCGGTCCTGAACAAGATCGACCTGCCCGCGGCCGAACCCGACCGCGTCAAGGAAAACATCGAGGAAGTCATCGGCATCGACGCCCAGGACGCGATCCCGATTTCGGCCAAGACCGGCCTCGGCATCCCCGAGGTGCTGGAGGCCATCGTCACGCGCCTGCCCGCGCCCAAGGGCGACCGCGACGCCGCGCTGAAGGCCATGCTGGTGGACAGCTGGTACGACCCCTATCTGGGCGTGGTCGTCATGATCCGCGTGATGGAGGGCGTCGTCCGCAAGGGCGATCAGGTCAAGATGATGCAGACCGGCGCGACCTATCGCCTGGACAAGCTGGCCGTGCTGACCCCGCAGATGGTCGACATCGCCGAACTGGGCCCGGGCGAGATCGGCGTCTTCACCGCCTCGATCAAGCAGGTCCGCGACACCCGCGTGGGCGACACCATCACGCATGAGAAAAAGCCCGCGACCCAGGCCCTGCCGGGCTTCAAGCCCGCGCAGCCGGTGGTCTTCTGCGGGCTGTTCCCGGTGGACGCCAATGATTTCGAGCCGCTGCGCGACGCGATCGAGAAGCTGGCCCTGAACGATGCCAGCTTCAGCTACGAGATGGAAACGTCGGCCGCCCTTGGCTTCGGCTTCCGCTGCGGCTTTCTGGGGCTGCTGCATCTGGAGGTCATCCGCGACCGGCTGGAGCGGGAATACGATCTGGACCTGATCACCACCGCGCCCTCGGTGGTCTTCAAGCTGCATATGCGCGACGGCGAGGTGCGCGACCTGCACAACCCCGCCGACATGCCCGACCTGACCCATGTCGACCATATCGAGGAGCCGCGCATCAAGGCTACGATCATGGTGCCGGACGAATATCTGGGCGATGTGCTGAAGCTGTGCCAGGATCGCCGCGGCATCCAGCTGGACCTGACC
Above is a genomic segment from Paracoccus aestuarii containing:
- a CDS encoding putative quinol monooxygenase, with translation MPRITSDFDGQTVITTFEVTPGSAQDVLDLLTEAWDQVISRREGCLGGAIHLNDAQTRIATYSQWRDRRDYQAMLRDPEMRRRNRDIHAMCKSFEPVMYEVQSVHP
- the parA gene encoding ParA family partition ATPase, with protein sequence MTGRIITVAQQKGGSGKTTVAVNLAVSLHARGHSVALVDTDPQGSLGRWFMERMERKGEDEAMDFSTSSAWGASYESEKLKRRFDFVIIDTPPKIDSDLRPALRAADLVVVPVATSHVDLWATEGVLDLARREKAPLLVVLNRTRPNTRLSAEVAEKAGELGAHVADTQIANRVAYAETLGQGLGVIERPKGPATTEMAALTDEVLALIG
- a CDS encoding HAD family hydrolase, which translates into the protein MTAMTAFDAIGLDADDTLWENESFFRLTEAEFCALLGDHADPQMIADRLDRTERANLARYGYGIKGFMLSMVQTAIELTDGRIEGHRIARILDLGQEMLAHPVTLLPGVEAALDALAGRRLILVTKGDLMDQERKIAASGLADRFDAVEILADKTPEAYARVLFSHGLRPEGFAMAGNSMRSDVIPVIELGGTGIFIPHGMTWAHEHADAPDSPRLHELTSMAALPDLLARLEA
- a CDS encoding DMT family transporter — encoded protein: MIAALSENGRAALFMAAAMAMFAIEDAFIKTLTARMPVWQLLAVVGVVAALLFWLRLARRGQALWSRALLHPMVMLRNAGEVVGAVCFVTALAVGELATTSAILQVLPLTLVLGGALFLGERVGWRRWASVAVGFAGVLLILRPGTAAFHPAMIWAVAGVAGLTLRDLATRRVPAGVPSDLLSASAYGAMVPAGLALALIGGQPAIRPDGTEALLLAGTVVFGMLGYVGLVAATRLGEASVVAPFRYTRLAFALIVAAVVFGERPDMATLTGAALIAAAGGYAMWREAGLRRRARPVDGLLRPGDR
- a CDS encoding type 1 glutamine amidotransferase domain-containing protein; translated protein: MPKALFILTSHDALGDTGKPTGFYWEELAAPYWILSDAGWQVELASIAGGRPPADPSSEEGDAMTDEVRRFQADDAAMNRLANTEKVDDVQVDGCDIVFLPGGHGTMWDLPTSKPLGDLLRTAWEKGAVVGAVCHGPAGLLAARLSSGDPLVKGRRVAGFANSEEDAVGLSDAVPFMLEDELKAQGAQHEKGPDWQSFAIADGKLVTGQNPQSSAEVARLMLEAADKPAVP
- the lepA gene encoding translation elongation factor 4 — encoded protein: MTELDLIRNFSIVAHIDHGKSTLADRLIQLTGTVAERDMKAQMLDSMDIERERGITIKANTVRISYPAKDGKTYVLNLIDTPGHVDFAYEVSRSMRAVEGSLLVVDASQGVEAQTLANVYQAIDAGHEIVPVLNKIDLPAAEPDRVKENIEEVIGIDAQDAIPISAKTGLGIPEVLEAIVTRLPAPKGDRDAALKAMLVDSWYDPYLGVVVMIRVMEGVVRKGDQVKMMQTGATYRLDKLAVLTPQMVDIAELGPGEIGVFTASIKQVRDTRVGDTITHEKKPATQALPGFKPAQPVVFCGLFPVDANDFEPLRDAIEKLALNDASFSYEMETSAALGFGFRCGFLGLLHLEVIRDRLEREYDLDLITTAPSVVFKLHMRDGEVRDLHNPADMPDLTHVDHIEEPRIKATIMVPDEYLGDVLKLCQDRRGIQLDLTYAGARAMVVYDLPLAEVVFDFYDRLKSVTKGYASFDYQISEYREDFLVKMSILVNDEPVDALSIMVHRDRAESRGRAMVEKLKDLIPRHMFKIPIQAAIGARVIARETLSAMRKDVTAKCYGGDATRKKKLLEKQKAGKKKMRQFGKVEIPQTAFIQALKMDS